GACGGACAGAAGCGTGCGGTTTGGATCCTAGGAATGTTCTTGTTCCCAGGCTTGATTGCGGGACTTGGATCCATCTATGTCGTACGAAGAAGAAGGGTCGGACAATCGGATGAGAAATAAACTTTATCTTCTCGGAGCGGCGGCAGTACTTCTCTTTATCGCCTTCTTCTTAATTGAAGAGAATAAGGAAGATTTAACCGAGATCCAATATTGGAAATTTCCGATCGATCGGATCGAATATCTTCCACCTAGTGAAGAATGGTTGGAAAAAGCGGACGAGAAATTCCACAAGAACGCGTTTACTATCTCCGTTAAGGAAGGAATCAAGAAAGGTGGAAAGTTTTTTCTAGTTTCGAATCTGGATAAAGAAACCGGAAAAAGCATAGAGTTCGAAGGCGGATACAATGCCGAAAATACTGTCCGAGATTTCAGTGTCTTTCGCGTCAAGAGTACAGAGCCTGTGACGGCCGGAATTCCTATTAAAGATTCATTATATGTAGGAGAAGGTTCTCCTAAGTTAATAATCTATTCAGGAAATAATTCCAGGACTTTGAGAATCGGAAGAAAGCATTTTTCCAATTCGACCAGGATCATTTTGGATTCGGAGTCTTCTCCTGTTTTACTTACTGTATCTTCTTATTTGTTTGATAGATTCCAAAAAGGGCCGGAGGATTTTCGTCTAAAGGCATTGCTCAGTCTGAATAAGGAATATATTAAAGAAATTTCATATATAGACGAAGGCGGCAAGGCAGTTCGAGTAGATAATACGCCTTACGAAGAAAAGAATAACAAAAAGAATTTTTGGCGTAGGCTGTCTGGTACGATCATTCTACTCGAACCTAGAATTGGAGAGGAATTATATAGATCCGTTACCAGTCTAAAAGTAGAGCTTTTTCCGGATGAACCGAATGGGGCCGGCTTTGGCGTGGGAACTGTTCTTGCTCCCAATTCCAATCAAAATGAATTCTCTTTAGCCAGTCTGAAAGTGTTACTTTCAGACGGAAATGAGATCATCTATCGTTTTCATATGCCTACTACGATCGGCGATAAGAAACTGAATCCTGTCATTCGCATAGTAAATGGAAACTTTAAAGAGCCTCCTTTCTATGTTTCAGAAGAAAGCCTTTTAAAAATCCAACATGCGGTTTCAAAAATACAAAATGCAAAGGCTATCGTGAAACCTGCAAAAACGAATCCGAAGAAAGCGACTCCTAAAAAGCAATGATACTTATCAATTCGCAAAATCCTCTTACGGAAACTGAGAAGTCCAAGCTTTCTCTTTTGGAGAAGATATTCAAGGCTCCTCAGGAAGCCTTTGATCTTTATCTAAGAGATTCCTTATTGGGAAGAAAAGAACTATTACGTTTGCATTATGCACTTTGGATCCTCGCTCCCATCTCTAAGATTTCCGGAAACGTAATCAAGATCATTCTGGATTGGCTATTTTCGGATGAGGTTGAATTCACTCTATTCTCAGGAGTTTTTACTTCTTTCTTATTGTATCCTCTAATATTGATCGTGGTATCTCAACTGGACGTGGTTCGAGTG
Above is a window of Leptospira semungkisensis DNA encoding:
- a CDS encoding DUF4340 domain-containing protein — translated: MRNKLYLLGAAAVLLFIAFFLIEENKEDLTEIQYWKFPIDRIEYLPPSEEWLEKADEKFHKNAFTISVKEGIKKGGKFFLVSNLDKETGKSIEFEGGYNAENTVRDFSVFRVKSTEPVTAGIPIKDSLYVGEGSPKLIIYSGNNSRTLRIGRKHFSNSTRIILDSESSPVLLTVSSYLFDRFQKGPEDFRLKALLSLNKEYIKEISYIDEGGKAVRVDNTPYEEKNNKKNFWRRLSGTIILLEPRIGEELYRSVTSLKVELFPDEPNGAGFGVGTVLAPNSNQNEFSLASLKVLLSDGNEIIYRFHMPTTIGDKKLNPVIRIVNGNFKEPPFYVSEESLLKIQHAVSKIQNAKAIVKPAKTNPKKATPKKQ